The genomic window TCCCTCGTTAAAAAAATTCTAACTCCGTTGCGTAGCACGATGTAGTCGCACTCCGAACTCCGAACTCACGTTCATTTAAGTCCCAAGCATAATGTGTAGTGCCATAGAAATTGTCAAAACTTTTGTTGCACTACCCTTTTGTCACTTCGCCAAGTTGCTGCTTAACCCAGGTTCGGTCAAAGATCCATTGATAAATACGATTAGTAACCCTGAGAAAACCCTGTTGCTTGATGACTAACCCTGACAACAGTAATTCCTTTTCTTCTGGACTGTTAGTAAGAACAACTGCTTCTTGATCTATCACTTGTCGGTAGAGTTCTAACAGTTGAATAGATTGTTGACTGTTGAGGATTCGATCGCGGATCGTTCTCAAATGTTCTGGTTCATCTTGGGATTCCCAATTTTTGATGATTTGCTGGCGTACCAAATTTTCCACCCACTGCGTTTCATCATGAGTAGGGATGGGAGATGGATAATTACGGATCAACTTACACAGTTTTTGAGTCAGAAAAGGTTGACCATTGGTCCAAGCTAAAACTTCTTTGAGCAACGTTTGTGGGTTGGTAACTTTTTCTGCCAAACCTTGCAATAAGGGTTGAGCTTCATGTTCTTTAAAACCCTCTAGTTGAATAGACTGACCGATGTTAAAGGGGGTGGTTTGAATATTGGTAATTAAATTGGAGGGGGTGGTTACACCAAATAGGGCAAAGGTTAAACGCTGATAAGCCTGATCAAAGCTGCGCTGGTTATAGCAAGAACGAATCAGAGCAAAAAAGTCATTAACAGGGAAATTTAACTCTAAAACGTTATCAATTTCATCGATAAAAATAATTAGTGGTTTTGGAGGAATACCATTTTCGATACCAACTTCAACCAGCAGAATGTCTTCAATAAATTGACTGAATCGCTGAACAGGAGAAATATCCTTTCGTTCTTTCCACCAAGCTTTAAGATTGACCTTTTTAAGCAACCCAAACCGTCGCCCTAATTCCACAGCCAAACCCTTATACCACTGCTCAGGGGTAACGTCTTCACTACCAATACGGGTCATATCAACCACCGCACAGCAACTTCCCTCCTGTTGTAGATAGTGCATCATACGAACCATCAAGCTAGATTTACCCATTTGTCGGGGATTGAGAACGTAGCAAAATTCTCCTTGTTTTAGGGCTTTATAGAGATAACGATCCGCCGCACGCACCACATAAGTCGGCGCATCCATGGGTAAACTTCCCCCCACCTGATAGTCAAAAGTGGAAGATTGTTCAGCATTTTTGAGTAACTCATTTTCAAAGATCAGTTCAGCTTGGGTTGCTTTGAGAATATCTAAAGTGTGTGTGAGTTCTTGTGTTCGTTCTAAGACTTTGAGTTCTAGGTTTTGACTGTACTGAGCTATTTCCTGTTGAGCTTGTTCTAAGGCGATATTTTTGCGGGTGAGTTCTTGGGTAAATTTTGTTCGCTCTGCTTCTGCTCGTCTGCGATCGCTAATGTCAGTAAAAGCCGTGATGCCATAGAGAATTTGACCTTTCTCATCAAACACGGGACTAGCGGACACCTCTAAGGGGACAATCTGATCCGTTTTACGAACTTCGATATTATCAACCCTTACCTTTTCTCCGTTTAAAGCTCGCACAATAGGCTGTTCCTCAGTGGGATATAATTCATCAGTGCCTGTAAGATAAGCTTGATAGGTTTGGGTTAATTGTTCTGTGGTTGTTTCAGCGATGATTCCCTTTCCTAGTATCTGTTGAGCGGTTTGATTAGCATAGTAGGGGTTGCCTTGAGCATTAATAACAAACACCCCCACAGGCATTGCTTCTAAAATCTGCGTTAAGGTTTTTTTACTCTCCCGTAATGACTCGTACAGTTGAGCATTTTGCAAAGAAATGGCAGCCTGAGCCGATAGAAGATTGAGAACTTCTAGATGACTGGCAGTAAAAGCGTCTGTGGTCAGATTATTTTCTAGATAAAGAAGACCTATCAACTTACCTTGATTGAGTAAAGGCACGCAAAGAACAGATTTAGCATGAGTCGCAGCAATATAAGGATCTCGCATAAATTGTCCCTCCTTAGCTGCATTGTTTAACACTAAATATTGTTGAGTTCGCACAACATAGTTAACCACAGCCACTGACAAGAGAGGAATTTGGCTATCCGTTTCCGATTGATCAAACGGAATATGTAATCGATTGATTTGGTCATCATTAAGGGTTGCTTGAGCTTCTATGATAAAATTGCTTTGCTTCTCCAGAATTAAAAATCCTTGTTGCGCTCCAGCATTTTCGATGGCAATTTTCAATAATTTAGCAATCAGAGCATCGAGATCAATTTCTTCTGAGATTGCCTGAGATGCCTTCATAATGCTTGCGAGATCAAGGGTTTCAGGCAAAAGATTGGCAGTGGTTATGATGGAGAAATTGGTTTTTGATGCTTCGGAGGAAAACCACTGGGGATACGTTTGCTCCAATTGTTCAACTTTTCGCTTGGCTCCCCAAATTTGATAGGCTTGATGGGCTTTCCTCATGTAAAGTTCAGCAAAGTCTATCTTGCTCCGTTCTATCCAAAATTTAGCAGCCAGTTCATTCGCTAAGGCTTCATTTTGAATAAACTCATTTTCTTGGGCAGAGGCGATCGCTTGATCGTACAAATTCATCGCCTGATGCCATTGCCCAGAAAGACGAGACATTTCTGCTGCCACTAATAAATATTTATGCAGAAAGTTTTCAGGGCAGTTATCAGCCCAAATTTTCATTTGTTGTTGATTTGATTCGAGTTGCTGCCAATATCTTTGTTGTTCTTCTACAGAAACTTGAGGATAACAAGCGATTCGAGTGAGGGAATCATAAAAATTGTGTTTTGCAATGGAAATCGTGCCTGGAATATAGTCAAACCATTGTCCAGCTTGATCTAAAAGGGTTAAGGGGATGGGTTGGTCGTATAAGTAGAGAACTTGGGCTTTAAAGATGTAATATAGGCAAATGGCCGCAGTGGTTTGTTGTTGTTGGCACGTCTCTAAAAAGGGGATTTCCGCTATTTCTGCTATTTCAAAACAGGCCTCTGTTCCCTGCAAACCCATTAAATTCTCAATCAAAATCTTGGCACTTAAAATACAATTAACTGCCCACTGATTTTGACTTTCTTGGGTAAACAACAGACTGCGTTCAACTTCTTTAAGAAGACTCTCTAAGGGTTTCCCTTGATAAATAAGATTATATAAATTGTAAGTCAGGCTATAGCCAACTGGTTGTAGATCCCCGATTTTCAAACCGGCTTCAATGCCCTCAATATTAACTCGTTCAGAGAGTTTAATATGCTTCAACCAGGGCATAATCATACCCGCGTGAAATTGTCGTGTTGCTACCTGAGAAGTCGAATCGTTATATTTATCCGCTAGTTTGACACTTAACGCCCCATGTTCGTAAGCCAAGGCATAGTTGTGCAACCGATGGGAATTGATGACCCCAAAACAAGAATAACCCACTGGAGATTTGTCCATATGACCATATTTGAGACTCAAATTGGTCATTTTCGTGCCAACAACGTACATCAGGGCTGGATTGAGAATCCAGGCGGCCGGCAGAATACGAATTAAAATTTTATAAGCAGCCTTTTTCTCTGGAATCACCATTTGATGATGATCATACAATTCACTAACGTTAATGGGTTCGACGGTTTTTTCGTAGTCTGCTAGTTCCGCCGCAAAAGCTGCTTCTAGGTTTTCTTTGGGGAGATCAATATTCAAGTCTTGTAAAGCTTGGCGACCTAATTCAACGGCCTCGGCTAATTTTCCTAACAGGGTAGATTGAATAATTTGTAAATAATAAAATTCTGTGCGATCGAGGATGGATTGCGCTTTTGTCAATGCTGTTTCAATTAAATGCTGAGATTCGCTTAAATTACCATTGAGATATTCCACCTCTGCCAGTTCTTTATAAAGGATTAAAGACATTTCGTACTTTTTTTGCCAAATGTCTCCTGGAAACTCGGTTTTAGCCATCCTTAAATAATAGTTGGCCGCAGCGTAGGCGGTAGATTCTTTGGCTTTTTGACCGGCTTGTAAGTTTAATTGGGCTAAGGTAATTTTTTCAGTTTCATCCTCAATCAACTCTCGTCCTTGATTGAGATGATCAACAATAGCAAAGAGTTCTTCTGTGTCTTTTTCATTCATGCTATCCCGTAACAGTCTGCCAATGGAGAGATGAACGGCTGTTTTTTGCCGATCATCAATGAGAGCATAGGCTGCTTGTTGAACTCGGTCATGAAGAAACTTATAATTTTCAATGAATAAATCAGCCGTAATGGGATCGTCTGGGGTGATTTCCAACGCTGATAGGGGTTGAATTAAGCCTAACTGAATGGCTGACAAAAGAGCGTCAAAGGTTTCAGAATGTGATGTTTGGCTGATAATTGAGAGGATTGAGATGGTAAAGCGATCGCCAATACAAGCAGCTAAACGTAGGGTTTGCTGTGTTTTCTGGGGCAGTTTACTTAGTCGTGTAATCATCAAATCCACCACATTTTTGGTAATCCCCGAATTGGCAATTTGGGTTAGATCCCATTGCCATCGTTGTTTGTGTGGGTCAAAGGTAAGAAAATTTTCTTGGTGAATGGTTTTGAGAAATTCGTTAATAAAAAAAGGATTCCCTGACGTTTTTTCTAACACTAATGCGGCCAGAGGCGAAACCGTTGAGCGATCGCAATAAAGACTGTCTGCTAATAACTGCTCAATTTCCTCAAGATTTAAGGGATCTAAAACGATATCGTTGATGATCATCCCTTGTTCGCGCAAACGATTGATCATGATCATCGTAGGATGATGAAGACTCACTTCATTGTCACGATAGGCCCCCAACAAAAGCAGATGGTCTAGGTTGCCTTGAGTCATGATAAACTCAATTAAATTCAAACTAGCAGTATCAGCCCATTGTAGGTCATCGAGAAAAATAACCAGAGGATGGTCTGCTTGGCAAAAAACACCAATAAACCGTTGGAACACTGCTTTAAAGCGATTTTGTGCTTCTGTTGCCTCTAAGGATGACACCGCAGGTTGAGAACCGATAATTTTACTCAGTTCAGGAATAAAGTCAATCATCACTTGACCATTATTTCCCAAAGCTTCTAGCAGCTTGTTACGCCATAGACTGAGGTTTGTCTCACTTTCTGTTAGTAGTTGATTGATCAGGGATTTGAAGGCTGAAATAACAGCATCATAAGGAATATTGCGTTTAAATTGATCAAATTTTCCAGCAATAAAGTAGCCCCGTTGTTGGGTGATCGGTTTATAAAGCTCTCGAATGAGAACAGATTTGCCAATGCCAGAATAACCGCTAACCAGCAACATTTCCACCTGCTGTTGTTGCGTTTCTGATGCCATCACCCGTTGAAAGGTGGAGTATAATGTGGCTAATTGTTCCTCTCTACCGTAAAGTTTTTGGGAAATTGTTAATTTAGGGAAAACATCGTAACAGATGAGCGGAAATTCTGCAATTTCTCCCGTTTGCTGTAGTTGAGTTAGACAGTGTTCTAAATCCGCCTTGATTTGCAATGCTTCTTGGTATCGCTCCTCAGCCATTTTTGCCAGCAATTTCATCACAATATTAGATACGGCTTTGGGAATGGTTGAATCCACGTCGTGAGGGGGAATGGGGGGTTTAGCCAAGTGAGCATGAACCAATGCTAAAGCATCTTTGGTGTCAAAGGGTAGCTGATGGGTGAGAAGCTGATAAAAGGTAATACCAAGGGAATAAAAATCAGTGCGATAATCAAGGGCGCGATTCATTCGCCCCGTTTGTTCTGGAGAAATATAGGGTAAGGTTCCTTGAATAACTCTGGGATTTTGAAGGGTTGGGGTTTCACGGGTAAATTGGGTTGAGATGCCAAAATCAATAATTTTCAGTTGTTTTGTATCTGAGTTATAAATAATATTAGAGGGATTAATATCTTTATGAATGACATTGGCTGTGTGGATGTCATGAAGGGTCTGGGAAATCTCAATAGCGATGGCCAGAAAGTCCGAAAGCTTGAACCTTTGTAAACCCATTAACCGATCTAAGGACTTGCCCCCAAAATCTTCTAAAACAATGGCAAGAGTATTATTATAGGGCAATAAATCATAAGCTTTGATCACCCCGTCACTGTTAAAAGAACGGGTAATTTTATACTCTTGTTTATATCGAGTTAACTCTGAAGGGGTGGGATAATCTTCTCGAAGAACTTTAAGAACAACGGGTTGTTGACTAAGGTGATGAACAGCCCGATAAACCAGTGAATTCTCACTTTCATAAATCGTGGAAATAATTTGATAGTCGTTAAAAGCGTTCATTTTATAGGATTAATTAATCTGGATAAATTATAAAATTAAATAATAAGATATGGTTTATTCCAAACCATAAAAACGAACAGGATTATCCCAGAGGATCTTTTGAACAATTTTCTGAGAAAGTTGATCTTCAAGGGCAACCACTTCTGCCATGATTCTTGGTTTATGATCCATATGAGGGTAGTCAGAACCAAACATTAAATTATCTGAGCCAATATATTCAATTAGTTTAGCGAGATAAGGCTCAGATGGCTCGCAGGCAATAAAACACTGACGACGAAAATAGTCAGATGGCTTCATTTTTACTGTGTTTGCCACTTCCCATTGCAGATCCTCATACTCACGATCAAGTCGCCATAACCAGTAGGGTAGCCAACCACAACCGGACTCAAGTAAGCCAATTTTTAAGTTCGGATGCCGTTCTAAAACCCCCCCTTCGATTAACGCCAACAATGCCATCATTTGTTCCATGGGATGAGAACAAGCGTGGAGAGCAAAGCGCGTGTTAAAGCGATCGCTACCTGTTGTCGGTAAACGAGAATGGGTCCCTTCATGGATACTGACAGCAATGCTTAATTCTTCACATTTAGCCCAAAATGGCTCATAGGCAGGGTCACTCAATAATCGACCTTTAACGGGATTGGGACGTAAAAAAACGGCTTTCCAGCCAAAATCAGCAATTCGCTGCAACTCTATAACCATTTCTTTGGGGTCATGGAGATTCACAACCCCCACCCCTCGAAGGATTTGGGGATTATAGGCACAAAAGTCGTATAACCAAGAATTGTAAGCCCGAACAAAAGCACCCACCAGTTGGGGTGACAGGGTGTCCACTGCACTAATCCAGGAGAAGGTCGTAGGATAGAGGAAACAAAGGTCAACCCCCATCTGCTGCATGGCCCGCACCTGAGACTCGGCATCAAAGTGATTGAGCCAAGATAAGGGATACGCTTGACTGACTTGTTGATGGCCGGTTTCTCGGAGACGTTGAGAATATTTGTGTAGGAGGGATTTCCCTTTGATTGTTAGATCGGGTGATGGTGCAAACCCTTTAAATGAGGGTTCGAGATACTTTTCCCACATATCAGGGGGTTCGACCACATGGGAATCTGCATCGATAATACGATATTGATCAAGCATAGGTAATCATTTGATGCCAAATGGACAAGATAAATTTTCTCCCTGCTCCTTTCTCCCTGCTCCCCTGCAATCTTTTGGAGTCAATATAACTAATAAGACTTTACATCCACAACGGAAAGGGATTAAGTTCATTTTCTTTAAGAGACTTTTCTAACCAGCCTAATTGTACTGGAATTTCATAAAGTCGTCCTGGCCCTAAACGTTTCCAGAAATGACGCAATCCAGGAACAACAACTTTGACGACTTTCAAACCAATATCAGGACGAGTCTGATCAAGCACTAACAGTTCCATCCCCTTTTGCTCAAGGATTTGCTGACAGGTTGTAATATCTTCGAGTAAATCCTCCCTTCCCCATGACAAATAATCAGAATAACGTCTTGATGAAACTGTTTCATTGGGTATGAGATAGGACTGATTTTCAAGAGTCGCTGTTTTCCACCACTGAATGGCTATGTGAGACATGGAAGAAGGATAACGGGTAGTGCCATCAAGATTAGCCGTTAAAACAGCTTGAAGAATTTTATTCATGCCGTTTAAAGCTCGATAAATACCTATTTTGGGGTCGAAATGAGTACCAAAGTCAAAAATAATATCCTCTACCTCTCGATCAGTTCTGCGGGAAATCGCAGCAAAGGTGGGAATCTTCAAATCACTGGTCAGGTCTAAAACCCAGAACTCTCGATGAAGGGTTTTATAGTAATCTTTGAGGGCTTCAAAATAAGGTTCGTTAAAACTATCTAAATCAACCTTCGGTTTCTTCAGGCGATTGTACCACCACAATGCAGCACCATCTCGCTCGATTAACTCCATCAAACCTTGTAATATAGCTTCTTCAATGGTATTACCGGCTGCACAGCCATTGGAATCTGCCCAACAATCGGGTTGAGAGGGAATAGGATAGCCATAATAGCAGTAAGCAGTGGGCAAATACTTAAACGTCTGACTGGTTAAAGACCAAAGGGGTGTCCAGTCGATTTCTCTTTCCTCATCAAAAGGTTCAGGAACCCGTTGATACCAATCTAAAGACCGAGAATAGTTAGTATTCCATTCTTGGCGAGTTTGATATTGAGTTAAGCTAAAGTTCAAACAGGCATTGGGATGAATGGTTGGATGTTCCATTTGCTGATAACGACCTTTTTGCCTGATTTCATCCCCTTGAAAGACACCAGAATATCGCTCAATGGCTTCACAAAAACTACTACATTTGGCTTGTTGGTCGGTTCTAGCGGTTCCCCCACTTCTGCCAATCATGTATTCTCGTAAAGCATAGAGATCATCAAAGATAGTCGCAAAATGATGTTGAGCGACGTAAGTATGAGTTAAACCCGTTGCCTCTTGATGAATCTTGGAGAGTTCTCGAACAACCCCCGTGATGGGACTAATATGGTGTTGATACTGCTTCAGGGTTGCTTCTGGGGAAAATATGCGATCGCCTCCATCCCCAAAAAAGGTTTTTTTGCGGTGTCCTAAAAGAAGGGGTAAGGGCTTACTATTCAATTGTCCTATCAAGTTTTTACCACAGTCAGGACATTGAGGACGCTTAACAACCTGATGATTTTTTGTTTCGAGAGAAAGGGTATCATGAGTGACTAAAACCCCCTCTAACCGCTTATTTTCTCCTGTTACAATCCATTTAAACACTTCTGTAGCTGCCATTCCTAAGGCGGTTTGCACTGTTGCAGTAAGGGAAGCTAGGGGAGGAGTCAGAGGGGTGGCAAGATTCTGTCTTTGTTGAATAAATGCTTCTACCGGTCTATTTTCTCGTAAACGCTGAGCCAAGCATTGCCAACAAGCTGTTTTGTGGGGTTGGAAGATTGGCCCAATCCAAACTAGGGTTCCGACGGGTTTGACTAACA from Crocosphaera subtropica ATCC 51142 includes these protein-coding regions:
- a CDS encoding AAA family ATPase, encoding MNAFNDYQIISTIYESENSLVYRAVHHLSQQPVVLKVLREDYPTPSELTRYKQEYKITRSFNSDGVIKAYDLLPYNNTLAIVLEDFGGKSLDRLMGLQRFKLSDFLAIAIEISQTLHDIHTANVIHKDINPSNIIYNSDTKQLKIIDFGISTQFTRETPTLQNPRVIQGTLPYISPEQTGRMNRALDYRTDFYSLGITFYQLLTHQLPFDTKDALALVHAHLAKPPIPPHDVDSTIPKAVSNIVMKLLAKMAEERYQEALQIKADLEHCLTQLQQTGEIAEFPLICYDVFPKLTISQKLYGREEQLATLYSTFQRVMASETQQQQVEMLLVSGYSGIGKSVLIRELYKPITQQRGYFIAGKFDQFKRNIPYDAVISAFKSLINQLLTESETNLSLWRNKLLEALGNNGQVMIDFIPELSKIIGSQPAVSSLEATEAQNRFKAVFQRFIGVFCQADHPLVIFLDDLQWADTASLNLIEFIMTQGNLDHLLLLGAYRDNEVSLHHPTMIMINRLREQGMIINDIVLDPLNLEEIEQLLADSLYCDRSTVSPLAALVLEKTSGNPFFINEFLKTIHQENFLTFDPHKQRWQWDLTQIANSGITKNVVDLMITRLSKLPQKTQQTLRLAACIGDRFTISILSIISQTSHSETFDALLSAIQLGLIQPLSALEITPDDPITADLFIENYKFLHDRVQQAAYALIDDRQKTAVHLSIGRLLRDSMNEKDTEELFAIVDHLNQGRELIEDETEKITLAQLNLQAGQKAKESTAYAAANYYLRMAKTEFPGDIWQKKYEMSLILYKELAEVEYLNGNLSESQHLIETALTKAQSILDRTEFYYLQIIQSTLLGKLAEAVELGRQALQDLNIDLPKENLEAAFAAELADYEKTVEPINVSELYDHHQMVIPEKKAAYKILIRILPAAWILNPALMYVVGTKMTNLSLKYGHMDKSPVGYSCFGVINSHRLHNYALAYEHGALSVKLADKYNDSTSQVATRQFHAGMIMPWLKHIKLSERVNIEGIEAGLKIGDLQPVGYSLTYNLYNLIYQGKPLESLLKEVERSLLFTQESQNQWAVNCILSAKILIENLMGLQGTEACFEIAEIAEIPFLETCQQQQTTAAICLYYIFKAQVLYLYDQPIPLTLLDQAGQWFDYIPGTISIAKHNFYDSLTRIACYPQVSVEEQQRYWQQLESNQQQMKIWADNCPENFLHKYLLVAAEMSRLSGQWHQAMNLYDQAIASAQENEFIQNEALANELAAKFWIERSKIDFAELYMRKAHQAYQIWGAKRKVEQLEQTYPQWFSSEASKTNFSIITTANLLPETLDLASIMKASQAISEEIDLDALIAKLLKIAIENAGAQQGFLILEKQSNFIIEAQATLNDDQINRLHIPFDQSETDSQIPLLSVAVVNYVVRTQQYLVLNNAAKEGQFMRDPYIAATHAKSVLCVPLLNQGKLIGLLYLENNLTTDAFTASHLEVLNLLSAQAAISLQNAQLYESLRESKKTLTQILEAMPVGVFVINAQGNPYYANQTAQQILGKGIIAETTTEQLTQTYQAYLTGTDELYPTEEQPIVRALNGEKVRVDNIEVRKTDQIVPLEVSASPVFDEKGQILYGITAFTDISDRRRAEAERTKFTQELTRKNIALEQAQQEIAQYSQNLELKVLERTQELTHTLDILKATQAELIFENELLKNAEQSSTFDYQVGGSLPMDAPTYVVRAADRYLYKALKQGEFCYVLNPRQMGKSSLMVRMMHYLQQEGSCCAVVDMTRIGSEDVTPEQWYKGLAVELGRRFGLLKKVNLKAWWKERKDISPVQRFSQFIEDILLVEVGIENGIPPKPLIIFIDEIDNVLELNFPVNDFFALIRSCYNQRSFDQAYQRLTFALFGVTTPSNLITNIQTTPFNIGQSIQLEGFKEHEAQPLLQGLAEKVTNPQTLLKEVLAWTNGQPFLTQKLCKLIRNYPSPIPTHDETQWVENLVRQQIIKNWESQDEPEHLRTIRDRILNSQQSIQLLELYRQVIDQEAVVLTNSPEEKELLLSGLVIKQQGFLRVTNRIYQWIFDRTWVKQQLGEVTKG
- a CDS encoding amidohydrolase family protein is translated as MLDQYRIIDADSHVVEPPDMWEKYLEPSFKGFAPSPDLTIKGKSLLHKYSQRLRETGHQQVSQAYPLSWLNHFDAESQVRAMQQMGVDLCFLYPTTFSWISAVDTLSPQLVGAFVRAYNSWLYDFCAYNPQILRGVGVVNLHDPKEMVIELQRIADFGWKAVFLRPNPVKGRLLSDPAYEPFWAKCEELSIAVSIHEGTHSRLPTTGSDRFNTRFALHACSHPMEQMMALLALIEGGVLERHPNLKIGLLESGCGWLPYWLWRLDREYEDLQWEVANTVKMKPSDYFRRQCFIACEPSEPYLAKLIEYIGSDNLMFGSDYPHMDHKPRIMAEVVALEDQLSQKIVQKILWDNPVRFYGLE
- a CDS encoding TOMM precursor leader peptide-binding protein; the protein is MKFKACFRIENVAAEVIFLLTERNSSFVSNPLLQQLIPLLDEHHTVEEIIEKIRSDLFTESTSEQEEMLMLAQVHYVLMQLEQKGYIVKEEEILPPDLAIFCDHLNIDSTEAYQRLQTTTVAVKSFVSNLPIAQFKNALESLHIQIAEKGDIEIVLSDDYLEKGLDIYNQQTLESSQPWMLVKPVGTLVWIGPIFQPHKTACWQCLAQRLRENRPVEAFIQQRQNLATPLTPPLASLTATVQTALGMAATEVFKWIVTGENKRLEGVLVTHDTLSLETKNHQVVKRPQCPDCGKNLIGQLNSKPLPLLLGHRKKTFFGDGGDRIFSPEATLKQYQHHISPITGVVRELSKIHQEATGLTHTYVAQHHFATIFDDLYALREYMIGRSGGTARTDQQAKCSSFCEAIERYSGVFQGDEIRQKGRYQQMEHPTIHPNACLNFSLTQYQTRQEWNTNYSRSLDWYQRVPEPFDEEREIDWTPLWSLTSQTFKYLPTAYCYYGYPIPSQPDCWADSNGCAAGNTIEEAILQGLMELIERDGAALWWYNRLKKPKVDLDSFNEPYFEALKDYYKTLHREFWVLDLTSDLKIPTFAAISRRTDREVEDIIFDFGTHFDPKIGIYRALNGMNKILQAVLTANLDGTTRYPSSMSHIAIQWWKTATLENQSYLIPNETVSSRRYSDYLSWGREDLLEDITTCQQILEQKGMELLVLDQTRPDIGLKVVKVVVPGLRHFWKRLGPGRLYEIPVQLGWLEKSLKENELNPFPLWM